One window from the genome of Paraneptunicella aestuarii encodes:
- a CDS encoding ankyrin repeat domain-containing protein, with product MSIDLDLARKIKLAVEKDDLESFIELLSDDKSLMNFITPFGSWLHIAASSGAVSVVDYLIANGFDLNVKGGTLGGSALNTACSKGKKEIVEKLLKAGADMDVSDPTRNPLFASIYGNHIEIAKLLLDRGIDTKIKYTGENMTDMGAIEFALERGSQEIADMITTYEGCG from the coding sequence ATGAGTATAGATTTGGATTTGGCTAGAAAAATAAAGTTAGCTGTTGAAAAGGATGATTTGGAATCATTTATAGAACTTTTGTCAGATGATAAAAGCTTAATGAATTTTATCACCCCATTTGGTTCTTGGTTGCATATAGCAGCCTCAAGTGGAGCAGTTTCTGTTGTTGACTATTTAATTGCTAATGGATTTGACTTAAATGTTAAGGGAGGAACTCTTGGAGGAAGCGCCTTGAACACGGCGTGTTCAAAAGGAAAGAAAGAGATAGTAGAAAAGTTACTCAAAGCTGGAGCTGACATGGATGTTAGTGACCCAACTAGAAATCCTTTATTTGCTTCCATATATGGAAATCATATTGAAATAGCTAAGCTCCTCTTAGACAGAGGTATAGATACCAAAATAAAATATACAGGGGAGAATATGACTGATATGGGGGCAATTGAATTTGCCTTGGAGCGAGGTAGTCAAGAAATAGCGGATATGATTACTACTTATGAAGGATGCGGTTAA
- a CDS encoding AHH domain-containing protein, giving the protein MGDASIANTIKYVKDKGSSSHYLYTNRQYIGEFNENGDIHVKSQHFESINTNTPGSSQRYTVQEGQTLRQIATLFYGNSDYWYILADVNGLQLDDGTSQLTSGQILEIPQRQTNENQFDNFKPDSIIDKIGDTTPALPYVPPPPPDAGCNAVATIIIVVVAIIVSVYVTPAAGEALKSSALGAAVGAAAGNAAAQVTGIALGVQDGFNVESVFVSAFTAGITQGIVGDLNINYDDFGLADAGKLLAKGAIRYGANYTARKLIGEPAHFSWAEVAASAAAEPIAQYIGNSVSDSLDLTNSFEGDLISGVVSGTIGMHARRALGVGGKVDYAQVAADAFGNAIGNAIVAASQPKPKVGGGDRGSSSGGSSGEAVILSSAANLNDQVTAQQAIDEISAISGISVRDASGEANAFAKAIAITNGQGAEAFFNLEAGARSLQTEINAFIDDGRYSGAGLDLNSALYVLRTQQRQAEFAQQLEQTSQQVLARGRYITTHRSAIAQPRLFQLTPLMVSNSVSDAFNFNGALDGVDNMLASAGNFLDGVIEDVNTFGASTDSKFLRAGAAAYAGLRLGDTIADGVIGLGRTFTSSDVRSGFYSGIGELVSDPIGVVGNGINAVLSGDEQALLNVAAGLTGASLTRIGNFGPTVGQSARYLWDATDVFVPRPGVLGINGGNLFENFDFGSYLKSKIGPAPQGMVDPHAHHILFKKGLGNKQQALVNQGQEILREYDIDPILGVENLVWAPNRIKGQHGIDALQNVVDQLNAVKSFGGTREDIVNTLQELGELAARRR; this is encoded by the coding sequence ATGGGTGATGCATCTATAGCCAACACAATTAAGTACGTTAAGGATAAAGGCTCATCAAGTCACTATCTTTATACGAACCGTCAATATATCGGTGAGTTTAACGAGAATGGCGATATTCACGTTAAGTCGCAACATTTTGAGAGCATTAATACAAATACTCCAGGTTCATCACAACGCTATACCGTGCAAGAGGGTCAGACTCTTCGCCAGATAGCGACGTTATTTTACGGTAACAGTGATTATTGGTATATTCTGGCTGATGTTAATGGCTTGCAACTTGATGACGGTACTTCACAACTGACCTCTGGACAGATTCTTGAAATACCTCAACGCCAAACTAATGAAAACCAGTTTGATAATTTTAAACCTGACAGCATCATCGACAAGATAGGTGATACTACACCTGCACTGCCTTATGTACCGCCTCCGCCTCCAGATGCTGGTTGTAATGCTGTTGCTACTATCATTATTGTGGTTGTGGCGATCATTGTATCTGTTTATGTAACTCCAGCTGCTGGAGAAGCTTTGAAGAGTAGCGCATTAGGAGCCGCTGTAGGCGCTGCGGCTGGTAATGCAGCTGCGCAGGTAACAGGGATTGCGTTGGGTGTACAGGATGGGTTCAATGTAGAGAGCGTGTTTGTGTCTGCTTTTACAGCGGGAATAACTCAAGGAATTGTCGGTGATCTGAATATTAATTATGATGATTTTGGATTAGCTGATGCTGGAAAACTTCTTGCAAAAGGAGCTATTCGTTATGGAGCAAATTATACAGCGAGGAAATTGATTGGAGAGCCTGCTCATTTTTCCTGGGCTGAGGTAGCTGCATCAGCAGCGGCTGAGCCAATTGCTCAGTACATCGGAAATAGCGTATCTGATTCTCTGGATTTGACTAATTCATTTGAAGGCGATTTAATATCTGGGGTTGTTTCTGGAACGATCGGAATGCATGCCAGACGCGCACTGGGTGTAGGCGGGAAAGTTGATTATGCCCAGGTCGCTGCCGATGCCTTTGGCAATGCGATTGGTAATGCCATTGTTGCGGCAAGCCAACCTAAACCGAAAGTAGGTGGTGGAGATCGTGGCTCTAGTTCAGGCGGCTCTAGTGGTGAAGCTGTTATCCTTTCTAGCGCTGCGAATTTAAATGATCAAGTAACAGCCCAACAGGCTATAGATGAAATAAGCGCTATTTCGGGAATTAGCGTTCGAGATGCTTCGGGAGAAGCAAATGCCTTTGCGAAAGCGATTGCAATAACAAACGGGCAAGGTGCGGAAGCTTTCTTTAACCTTGAAGCGGGGGCACGTTCTCTACAAACAGAAATAAATGCCTTCATTGATGATGGTCGCTACAGTGGTGCAGGTTTAGATTTAAATTCTGCATTGTATGTACTTCGCACTCAGCAAAGACAAGCCGAATTTGCGCAGCAACTAGAGCAAACATCTCAACAAGTCTTGGCTCGAGGTCGTTATATCACTACACATCGTTCTGCGATTGCTCAGCCTAGATTGTTCCAACTTACGCCCCTGATGGTATCTAACAGCGTCTCTGATGCATTTAATTTCAATGGCGCATTAGATGGCGTTGACAATATGCTAGCGAGTGCGGGGAACTTCCTTGATGGTGTTATAGAAGACGTCAATACATTTGGAGCATCGACCGATTCGAAATTCCTTAGAGCTGGAGCAGCAGCTTACGCGGGACTGAGGCTGGGAGATACAATTGCTGATGGTGTTATTGGTTTAGGTAGAACCTTTACTAGTTCTGACGTTCGTAGCGGGTTTTACAGTGGTATTGGAGAACTTGTATCCGATCCCATTGGCGTTGTTGGAAATGGAATCAATGCTGTGTTGTCAGGGGATGAACAAGCATTACTGAATGTTGCAGCAGGACTGACGGGAGCAAGTCTAACTAGGATTGGCAACTTTGGGCCTACAGTTGGTCAGTCAGCGAGATATTTATGGGATGCCACAGATGTGTTTGTGCCACGCCCCGGTGTGCTAGGTATCAATGGGGGGAATTTATTTGAGAACTTTGACTTCGGTTCTTATTTGAAATCAAAAATTGGTCCAGCTCCTCAAGGAATGGTTGATCCCCATGCACATCATATATTGTTTAAGAAAGGATTGGGTAATAAGCAGCAAGCTCTAGTAAACCAAGGTCAAGAAATATTGAGGGAGTATGATATTGACCCAATATTAGGTGTTGAGAACTTAGTTTGGGCACCGAATCGTATTAAGGGTCAGCATGGAATCGATGCGTTGCAAAACGTTGTTGATCAGCTTAATGCAGTTAAGAGTTTTGGTGGAACAAGAGAAGATATTGTCAATACATTACAAGAACTAGGCGAATTGGCCGCTAGAAGAAGGTAA
- a CDS encoding tetratricopeptide repeat protein: MEENQLFIQISDTLSQGKLDVAAQMAEEAIVQFPQSAQLYFISAAISAQSELYEEAINRYNLALELNPQLHIANFQLGLLLATLGQIEPSIEVLTRLSEDAIIYLNRFAKGLILVLTAENNQKKLTQALEFIQEGIRLNQENLYLNDDMRGIAERIENELSTMPDMQLATNEETDESDQSHLLDIYQNKH; encoded by the coding sequence ATGGAAGAAAATCAATTATTTATTCAAATATCTGACACATTGTCTCAAGGGAAGCTGGATGTTGCAGCTCAAATGGCAGAAGAGGCGATAGTTCAATTTCCACAGAGCGCTCAGCTATATTTTATATCGGCAGCAATTTCTGCCCAGTCAGAACTCTATGAAGAAGCGATTAATCGGTATAATTTAGCTCTGGAACTTAATCCTCAACTTCACATAGCAAACTTTCAATTAGGACTACTTCTAGCGACTCTAGGACAAATTGAGCCATCCATAGAAGTGCTAACACGTTTATCCGAAGACGCCATTATTTATCTCAATCGATTTGCAAAAGGCTTAATCCTGGTATTAACGGCAGAAAACAACCAGAAGAAACTTACTCAAGCATTAGAATTTATACAGGAAGGCATCAGATTAAATCAGGAGAATCTATACCTGAACGACGATATGCGAGGGATCGCTGAAAGAATTGAAAATGAGTTATCTACAATGCCAGATATGCAACTAGCAACAAATGAAGAGACAGACGAATCAGACCAAAGCCATTTGCTCGATATTTATCAAAACAAACATTAG
- a CDS encoding sigma-70 family RNA polymerase sigma factor, with protein MDFLQNQKMTINWVGHIDVWPARDCDWENSRAQLFERYQEWSKAIARKIYSRSLGKDLELKDMEQYASIGLLEAIERYEPSFGVPFKSFAKKRIRGEVLNHLYRFSESANQYQCKKQILEERLEKLQLADSSKSPAEAIIDNIVELAVGFLLEHDDAHNSEMVLNGQRYNTVEFAHLHTRIWHYMDCLTDVEREILDMHYQKINSFSDIAMHLNLTVGRVSQLHKQALKKLRHKLSWV; from the coding sequence ATGGACTTTCTTCAAAACCAAAAAATGACCATAAATTGGGTCGGTCATATTGATGTATGGCCTGCCCGAGATTGTGATTGGGAAAATAGCAGGGCTCAATTATTTGAACGCTATCAAGAGTGGAGCAAAGCGATTGCCCGTAAAATCTATAGTCGCTCATTAGGAAAGGATTTGGAGCTTAAAGATATGGAACAATATGCGTCGATCGGACTGTTGGAAGCGATTGAGCGTTATGAGCCTTCTTTCGGAGTGCCGTTTAAATCATTTGCCAAGAAAAGAATTCGAGGAGAAGTGCTTAATCATTTGTATCGTTTCTCTGAAAGTGCGAACCAGTATCAGTGTAAAAAACAAATATTAGAAGAACGGTTGGAAAAACTTCAATTAGCCGATTCAAGTAAATCGCCAGCTGAAGCTATCATCGATAATATTGTCGAGCTTGCTGTTGGATTTTTGCTGGAGCATGACGATGCGCATAATTCCGAAATGGTATTAAATGGGCAAAGATATAACACTGTCGAGTTTGCTCACTTACACACCAGAATTTGGCATTACATGGATTGTTTGACCGACGTTGAAAGAGAAATTCTGGATATGCATTACCAAAAAATTAATAGTTTCTCTGATATTGCAATGCATTTGAACCTGACAGTTGGGAGAGTATCTCAGCTTCATAAACAAGCATTAAAAAAACTAAGACATAAACTTTCCTGGGTTTAA
- the fliP gene encoding flagellar type III secretion system pore protein FliP (The bacterial flagellar biogenesis protein FliP forms a type III secretion system (T3SS)-type pore required for flagellar assembly.) — MSRVVLLSIMAFLVLFPEVSWAQSDVLQIIEKATADETLAPELRVLLTLTVLSFVPAALIAMTAFTRIVIVLSLLRQALGLMQTPPNIVIITLAFFLTWFAMQPVFSEAKELALKPYLSDEITFVEAVEKGFEPFRSFMIQQTREEDFAAVLNMASAQPPAEAKDIELSHLIPAFMLSELKTAFQIAFVIFIPFLLIDLIVASTLMALGMIMVPPISIALPIKIMLFILVDGWSLVTQSLMASIMT, encoded by the coding sequence ATGAGTAGAGTTGTTCTGTTGTCGATTATGGCTTTTCTGGTTTTATTTCCAGAGGTGTCGTGGGCGCAAAGTGATGTGTTGCAAATTATAGAAAAAGCAACGGCCGATGAGACTCTGGCTCCAGAGCTGAGAGTATTACTGACGTTGACAGTGCTCTCCTTTGTACCTGCCGCTTTAATTGCTATGACGGCGTTTACTCGCATTGTGATCGTCTTGTCTTTGCTTCGCCAGGCACTGGGACTTATGCAAACGCCTCCGAATATCGTCATTATAACCTTGGCGTTTTTCCTAACCTGGTTTGCGATGCAGCCCGTTTTTTCGGAAGCTAAAGAACTTGCTTTAAAGCCATATCTGAGTGACGAAATTACGTTTGTGGAAGCTGTAGAAAAGGGATTTGAGCCATTTCGTAGTTTTATGATCCAGCAAACAAGAGAAGAGGATTTTGCCGCCGTGTTGAATATGGCCTCGGCTCAACCTCCGGCAGAAGCAAAAGATATCGAACTATCTCACTTAATCCCTGCATTTATGCTCAGTGAATTAAAGACTGCATTCCAAATCGCATTCGTAATATTCATTCCATTTCTACTAATAGATCTTATTGTTGCCAGCACGTTGATGGCTCTGGGTATGATAATGGTTCCTCCTATATCGATAGCGCTGCCGATTAAAATTATGCTTTTTATATTGGTTGATGGATGGAGCTTGGTTACTCAGTCTTTGATGGCAAGTATTATGACTTAG
- a CDS encoding FliM/FliN family flagellar motor switch protein — protein sequence MTVDTNVKHIELAEVISQPSDEVLLSQRDFQLVKSVPVNVEVSLGGSTITLEKLFSLKAGEVLSLDKQIDEPINLIVDGNVIATGNLVAVNGQFGVEITEVSE from the coding sequence ATGACAGTTGATACAAATGTTAAACACATCGAACTAGCTGAAGTGATCTCCCAACCTTCAGATGAAGTGCTTCTATCACAAAGGGATTTTCAGTTAGTTAAATCTGTACCTGTGAATGTGGAAGTTAGTTTGGGAGGTAGCACTATTACTCTGGAGAAATTGTTTTCTCTGAAAGCTGGTGAAGTGCTCAGTTTGGATAAGCAAATTGATGAACCGATTAACTTGATTGTTGATGGAAATGTTATTGCCACAGGCAATCTGGTGGCTGTGAATGGGCAATTTGGCGTTGAAATTACGGAAGTATCGGAATAG
- a CDS encoding FliM/FliN family flagellar motor C-terminal domain-containing protein: MRRLAVINQQSRKPVEFWLHERLNQWIRTWFVSDVAEASRIEVVFNDKLFAVQECLNGDCLFEHTDNHSQLVISNALLVLPQLAMASLGFSIEQPDVDCSEPVLEILTNKLIEDLLLQLGLKGFQRAEQQGIHCSYGVTVCMNIAGCEIKVLMSVDVFKLAGVYEQPEYQATLISRQEATKKRQVSFEAKLHGARLTLDELLNLKSGDVVTLNHPLDQSVLLKTEDSAIQLNAFLVKREGSKALLFSE; encoded by the coding sequence ATGAGAAGGTTGGCGGTCATCAACCAGCAATCTAGAAAGCCAGTAGAGTTCTGGCTACATGAGCGCCTGAATCAGTGGATTCGCACATGGTTTGTCTCTGATGTTGCAGAAGCATCCCGTATTGAGGTGGTGTTTAACGATAAGTTGTTTGCTGTTCAGGAGTGTCTAAACGGCGATTGCTTATTTGAGCACACAGATAACCATTCTCAATTAGTGATAAGTAATGCCTTGCTTGTATTACCTCAATTAGCAATGGCTTCATTGGGATTCTCTATAGAGCAACCGGACGTTGACTGTTCGGAACCCGTATTGGAAATCTTAACGAATAAGCTGATTGAAGACTTGTTATTACAGTTAGGACTGAAAGGTTTCCAAAGAGCAGAACAACAAGGTATTCATTGTTCTTATGGGGTTACGGTTTGTATGAACATAGCAGGATGCGAAATTAAGGTTCTAATGAGTGTTGATGTTTTCAAATTAGCTGGCGTTTATGAGCAGCCTGAATATCAAGCCACTTTGATATCAAGGCAGGAAGCAACGAAAAAACGACAGGTTAGTTTTGAGGCTAAGCTGCATGGAGCGAGACTTACACTTGATGAGTTACTTAATTTGAAATCAGGGGATGTCGTTACTTTAAATCATCCATTGGATCAGTCGGTATTGTTGAAAACGGAAGATTCGGCAATTCAGCTAAATGCTTTTTTAGTTAAACGTGAGGGCAGCAAGGCATTGCTGTTTAGTGAGTAA
- the flgF gene encoding flagellar basal-body rod protein FlgF, translated as MFQAFFNGLAGMLSFSRNLDNISDNIANMNTPGFKGKDTFYRSLTSENGALGAQISGNGYRFGDGDIRQTGNAGDLAISGEGFFVLLNDGEVQYTRAGQFQFNDEGILIDSNSGGQVAAVNAKGELVPIDISSYRVLAPTPTTTIDFAGNLSTDMTSHDVAGITVFNGLGESLDLTFKFTNNSAVTAGSWLVDIEDADGNVIHSGEIRFDVDGTPLTDFNTLSFDITDLNGGTDTISVNFGVNGSFADSTSVSGGASSTIQGTVVDGHAISSLTKVSFSSDGTINLEYANGETLDGPNIALATFADQSNLEQVSGSVFRALEGSSRTIGQPGEKGLGTLVAESIELSNVDLSREFADMIIIQRGYQASSRILNVANQLLDQLYENTRSR; from the coding sequence ATGTTTCAGGCATTTTTTAATGGATTGGCAGGCATGCTGTCATTTTCCAGAAATCTGGACAATATCAGTGACAATATTGCAAATATGAATACCCCGGGATTTAAGGGGAAAGACACATTCTATCGAAGCTTAACCAGTGAAAATGGCGCTCTTGGCGCTCAAATTTCTGGTAATGGTTATCGCTTTGGTGATGGTGATATCAGACAAACGGGAAATGCTGGCGATTTAGCTATTTCTGGTGAGGGTTTTTTTGTCTTATTAAATGATGGAGAGGTTCAATACACTCGTGCTGGTCAATTTCAATTCAATGACGAAGGGATCTTGATTGATAGTAATTCCGGTGGGCAAGTTGCCGCAGTGAATGCAAAAGGTGAATTAGTACCTATTGATATTAGCTCTTATCGAGTTTTAGCGCCTACCCCTACAACCACGATTGATTTTGCGGGCAATTTGTCTACAGATATGACAAGCCATGATGTAGCCGGTATTACCGTATTTAACGGTTTGGGCGAGTCACTGGATTTAACCTTCAAGTTTACCAATAACTCAGCAGTTACTGCTGGAAGTTGGCTTGTTGATATCGAAGATGCTGATGGCAATGTTATTCATAGTGGTGAAATTCGTTTTGATGTAGATGGAACGCCATTAACGGATTTTAATACCTTGAGTTTCGATATTACTGATTTAAATGGTGGTACAGATACTATTAGCGTTAATTTTGGTGTCAATGGAAGCTTTGCTGACTCAACTTCTGTTTCTGGGGGAGCCTCTTCCACCATTCAGGGAACGGTTGTTGATGGCCATGCCATATCTAGTTTGACAAAAGTTTCATTCTCTTCAGATGGCACTATCAATCTTGAGTATGCCAATGGTGAAACCCTGGATGGGCCTAATATTGCACTTGCTACCTTTGCCGATCAAAGCAACCTTGAACAGGTTTCAGGTAGTGTTTTTAGAGCATTAGAGGGGAGTTCAAGAACGATTGGTCAACCCGGTGAAAAAGGTTTGGGAACCTTGGTTGCAGAAAGTATCGAACTTTCTAACGTCGATTTATCAAGAGAATTTGCTGACATGATCATTATTCAACGAGGCTACCAGGCTAGCTCTCGCATTCTTAATGTAGCTAATCAGCTGCTTGATCAGCTTTATGAAAATACCCGGAGCCGATAA
- a CDS encoding flagellar hook assembly protein FlgD, producing the protein MIDAIGGTVVDSGQELSNNAINQEDFIRLFLAQLTNQDPLEPVDNSQFLAQMAQFTSLEQTRLMNESLSNMLTMESSAQGLQLLGQSVQVINGNSLFDGSVEGISFNSSGVHLTVKNSSNEFLTDVALADVRLVQK; encoded by the coding sequence ATGATTGATGCAATTGGAGGAACCGTTGTTGATAGCGGTCAGGAGTTGAGTAATAACGCGATAAATCAGGAGGATTTTATTCGATTATTTCTTGCGCAGCTAACCAACCAGGATCCTTTAGAGCCAGTAGATAACAGCCAGTTTCTTGCGCAGATGGCTCAGTTTACCAGTTTGGAACAGACCCGACTGATGAATGAAAGTTTATCCAACATGTTAACGATGGAATCTTCGGCTCAAGGTCTGCAATTACTTGGACAATCCGTGCAAGTTATCAACGGTAACAGCTTGTTTGATGGTTCAGTCGAAGGCATAAGTTTTAACAGCAGTGGCGTCCATTTGACGGTTAAAAATAGTAGTAATGAATTCCTGACGGATGTTGCACTTGCAGACGTCAGATTAGTACAAAAATAG
- a CDS encoding FliI/YscN family ATPase — translation MSMAALCSAIESVIDNIPETSRCGYVLQSVGLTIEATLPGAFIGELCELSDPNRAEQAVLAEVVGFRDDRILLMPYQSTLGIHHSTQVKGTGSYAGISTTNKHLGHVLNGFGEPLDNPSFKHKANRKPVRHSIVNPMSREPISEVMSTGIRAIDGLLTMGKGQRLGLLAGSGVGKSTLLSSICQHSEADVNVVALIGERGREVEEFVNHTLGSEGLAKSVVIAATAQESPLMRVQAARAAMAYAEHFAQQGKNVFFMVDSITRYAMALREIGLAVGEPPTVKGYTPSVFTELPYYIERCGNFRNSGSITGLFSVLVESDDFTDPVVDSVRAILDGHIVLSREYAERNHYPAIDVLKSISRIYTKLNNDGIKQVARSLRQRISDYEQNRDILELGLFDSEGSEQRKTLLEAWQHIKSFLVQDTDNADSLESCREQLFKLGELIDVTRKD, via the coding sequence ATGTCTATGGCAGCTTTGTGTAGCGCGATTGAAAGCGTTATTGACAATATTCCCGAAACATCCCGCTGTGGTTATGTATTGCAATCTGTTGGTTTAACCATAGAAGCAACATTGCCCGGTGCTTTTATTGGTGAATTGTGTGAGCTGTCGGATCCAAACCGGGCTGAACAGGCGGTTTTAGCGGAAGTTGTAGGATTTCGAGATGACCGTATTTTACTCATGCCTTATCAATCTACGCTCGGTATTCATCACTCAACCCAAGTAAAAGGTACTGGCAGTTACGCAGGTATAAGTACCACGAACAAGCACCTCGGACATGTTCTGAATGGTTTCGGTGAGCCATTGGATAATCCGTCATTCAAACATAAGGCCAATCGAAAACCGGTGCGGCATAGCATTGTTAATCCTATGTCCAGGGAACCTATTTCTGAAGTGATGAGTACCGGAATTCGTGCCATTGACGGTTTGCTAACCATGGGAAAAGGCCAGCGTTTGGGTTTGTTGGCTGGCAGTGGAGTGGGCAAAAGTACGCTTTTGTCATCTATTTGTCAGCATTCAGAAGCCGATGTGAACGTTGTCGCTCTCATCGGTGAACGTGGGCGGGAAGTTGAAGAATTTGTTAATCATACTTTGGGGTCAGAAGGGCTAGCAAAATCGGTTGTTATTGCAGCTACAGCCCAGGAGTCTCCATTAATGAGAGTTCAGGCTGCCAGAGCAGCAATGGCGTACGCTGAACATTTTGCTCAACAGGGAAAAAATGTCTTTTTCATGGTCGACTCTATTACTCGCTATGCCATGGCATTAAGGGAGATTGGTTTGGCAGTAGGAGAGCCTCCAACAGTGAAAGGTTATACCCCGTCTGTTTTTACCGAGCTGCCTTATTACATTGAGCGTTGTGGCAATTTTCGAAATAGTGGCTCGATCACTGGATTGTTTTCTGTATTGGTTGAGTCAGATGATTTCACTGATCCTGTTGTGGATAGTGTCAGAGCCATATTGGATGGTCATATCGTTTTGTCCAGAGAATACGCAGAGCGTAATCATTACCCTGCTATTGATGTGTTGAAAAGCATCAGTCGAATTTATACCAAATTGAATAACGATGGGATTAAGCAGGTTGCTCGTTCATTACGTCAACGTATTTCTGACTATGAGCAAAACAGGGACATTCTTGAGCTGGGATTATTTGATAGTGAAGGTTCTGAGCAGAGAAAAACACTACTTGAAGCCTGGCAGCATATTAAGTCTTTTTTGGTTCAGGATACTGACAATGCTGATTCTTTGGAGTCTTGTCGTGAGCAGTTATTCAAGTTAGGAGAACTCATAGATGTTACCCGTAAAGACTAA
- a CDS encoding FliH/SctL family protein, translated as MPVIKSAPVKGSHHSFVPSSEVRLTPVQKQQAMPHQNHKCIDLDALTADERLELGREYLASLNEEARRELIGQTFESDFVELKDAARKEGEEKGFLEARNSAEEQFNEQIQNVRSELEQTINVWLSMVEQEEKQANWCIEQEETFVYLLTKALCKLLQVNLFDERYINELVRDLAAQYGKYQPKILYLPEVQFESFTEIKGDAELPFELKSDSNLSVGSYRLALQSGDIQRDLQGLFEQFIQELKNYSVENNATDNVPAEHSGGVS; from the coding sequence ATGCCAGTCATTAAGTCTGCTCCAGTTAAAGGTTCTCATCATTCTTTTGTGCCTTCATCGGAAGTTAGATTGACGCCAGTTCAGAAGCAACAGGCGATGCCTCATCAGAATCATAAGTGTATAGATTTGGATGCGTTGACGGCTGATGAGCGCTTGGAGCTTGGACGTGAGTATCTTGCTTCTTTGAATGAAGAGGCCAGGCGCGAGTTAATAGGGCAGACTTTTGAGAGTGATTTTGTAGAACTAAAAGATGCTGCGAGAAAAGAAGGCGAAGAAAAAGGTTTTCTGGAAGCAAGAAATTCTGCAGAAGAACAGTTTAATGAACAAATTCAAAATGTTCGTTCTGAATTAGAACAAACCATAAATGTATGGTTGAGTATGGTTGAGCAGGAAGAAAAGCAAGCCAACTGGTGTATTGAACAAGAAGAGACTTTCGTTTATTTGCTCACTAAAGCCTTATGCAAGTTATTACAAGTGAACTTATTTGATGAGCGATATATCAATGAACTGGTTAGGGATTTAGCCGCTCAATATGGAAAGTATCAGCCTAAAATCCTGTATTTACCGGAAGTTCAATTCGAGTCATTTACGGAAATCAAGGGGGATGCCGAACTGCCTTTTGAATTGAAATCAGATTCGAACCTGTCTGTTGGAAGTTATCGATTGGCGTTGCAGTCCGGCGATATCCAACGAGATTTGCAAGGATTATTCGAGCAGTTCATTCAAGAGTTAAAAAATTATTCAGTAGAAAATAATGCAACTGACAATGTTCCAGCAGAACACAGCGGAGGTGTTAGCTAA